The Lipingzhangella halophila genome segment ACGCGACGGCGTCGGCGATGTACTGCGGCGTGATCGGGTCGAGGAACTCGGTGCCGGCCGGGATGCCGAGCGAGTCGATGTCGAGCAGCAGCTTGCGCGCGGTGCGCAGGCCGCGGTGCACGTCGAAACTGTCGTCGAGGGCGGGGTCGTTGATCAGACCCTTCCAGCCGAGCGTGGTGCGGGGCTTCTCGAAGTACACGCGCATGACGATGCGCAGGTCGGCGCTGACAGAGGGCATGAGGTCCCGCAGCCGCTCGGCGTACTCGATCGCGGACTCGGGATCGTGCACGGAGCAGGGCCCGACAACGACCAGCAACCGGTCGTCGTCGCCGTCGAGTACCCGCTTGACCTCGGTACGGGCATCCTCGACGAGCGCTCCGCGTTCGGGCCCCATGGGCAGTTCGGCGAGAATGTCCTGCGGTGCGACCAGCGGCTTGTAGCTGTCGACCCGGGTGTCGTTGGTACTCGGCATTTCCGTCCCTGTTTCCTCTCCCACGTGCATCCAGTTGAACACTAAGGGATCACGTGTAGTGGACCTTCCCCGGAGCCGCCGCGCCGGGAACGCGCCACCACCGTGTGAACAGGAACAGCATACGCAGCATGATCGGCCCCGGCCCGCGGGCTCGGGCCGGGGCCGCCCGGTTGCGCGGTCAGGACTTCAGGTTGGGGAAGTCCTCCTCCCAGTACTCGTCCGGGTTGCGGGCGCCCTCGGCCACTACGCCGCGCTCCTCCTCGCTGGCGCGCAGCTCGACGCGGCGGATCTTGCCGGAGATCGTCTTGGGCAGGGCCGCGAACTGCAGGCGGCGCACCCGCTTGTACGGCGCGAGGTTCTCCCGCGCGTAAGCCAGGATGTCGTGCGCGGCCTCGGGGCCCGGGGGAACACCTTCGGACAGGGTGACGTAGGCCTTGGGCACGTTGAGCCGGGTGGGGTCGGGGGAGGGCACGACGGCGGCCTCCGCCACGGACTCGTGCTCGATGAGAACGCTCTCCAGCTCGAACGGGGAGATGCGGTAGTCGGACGCCTTGAACACGTCGTCGGTGCGCCCGATGTAGGTGATGTAGCCGTCGGCGTCGCGCGAGGCGACGTCCCCGGTGTGGTAGCGGCCGTTGCGCATGACGTGCTTGGTGCGCTCGTCGCTGTCGCGGTACCCGGTCATCAGGCCGACCGGAGACTCCGCCAGATCGAGGCAGATCTCACCCTGCTCGCCGGGGTCACCGGTGACCGGGTCCTCCAGCACCACGGTGTAACCCGGCATCTCCCGGCCCATCGAGCCCACCCGGAGTTCCTGGCCGGGACCGTTGCCGACCTGGATGGTGGTCTCGGTCTGGCCGAACCCGTCGCGCACCGTGATCCCCCAGGCGCGCCGCACCTGCTCGATGACCTCGGGGTTGAGCGGCTCGCCCGCGGCTACGGCCTCGCGGATGGGTACGTTCCACCGGCCCAGATCGGCCTGGATCAGCATCCGCCACACGGTGGGTGGGGCGCAGAACGTGTCGACGCCGCAGCGCACGATCCGCTCGATCAGGTGCGCGGCGTCGAAGCCGCTCTGGTTCACGACGAGCACCGTGGCCTGGGCGTTCAACGGGGCGAAGACGCTGCTGTAGGCGTGCTTGGCCCAGCCGGGCGAGGAGATGTTGAGGTGCACGTCGCCCGGCCGCAGGCCCACCCAGTACATCGTCGAGAGGTGGCCCACCGGGTAGGACAGGTGGGTGTGCTCCACCAGCTTGGGCTGGGCGGTGGTGCCCGAGGTGAAGTACAGCAGCAGGGGGTCGTCGCCGCGTGTGGGCCCCTCGGGAGCGAAGTCCAGCCCGGCGTGCACG includes the following:
- a CDS encoding AMP-binding protein yields the protein MSSTATRAFRSARDLLLDRREDQPLARGEFAWPRPEHFNWALDHFDVAATEHPDRLALWIIDEDGTETRLTYRELAERSDQLANWLHSQGVHRHDRILVMLSNQAELWETTLAAIKLGAVLIPATTLLTPADITDRIERGNVAHVIANAADTPKFDGVPGHWTRIAVGYMEGWLSYSDFVHAGLDFAPEGPTRGDDPLLLYFTSGTTAQPKLVEHTHLSYPVGHLSTMYWVGLRPGDVHLNISSPGWAKHAYSSVFAPLNAQATVLVVNQSGFDAAHLIERIVRCGVDTFCAPPTVWRMLIQADLGRWNVPIREAVAAGEPLNPEVIEQVRRAWGITVRDGFGQTETTIQVGNGPGQELRVGSMGREMPGYTVVLEDPVTGDPGEQGEICLDLAESPVGLMTGYRDSDERTKHVMRNGRYHTGDVASRDADGYITYIGRTDDVFKASDYRISPFELESVLIEHESVAEAAVVPSPDPTRLNVPKAYVTLSEGVPPGPEAAHDILAYARENLAPYKRVRRLQFAALPKTISGKIRRVELRASEEERGVVAEGARNPDEYWEEDFPNLKS